Proteins co-encoded in one Pseudarthrobacter chlorophenolicus A6 genomic window:
- a CDS encoding NAD-glutamate dehydrogenase: MSSGSSVEDQALSVEGFEGFMGDYYQHLAEEDARSYPQELLAQRADHHREVASERLPGQAKVAIADEEDSSVVFVVTDDMPFLVDSVNAELVRQHAAIKLVIHPMFVATRNRESGHLVKVNRVPSHIGISSGDTAAMPSLSHLIATGENASHMESWIAVEIGRISEEAKASLLEGLQRVLKDVRAAVEDWPKMRQKALQIADSLDQVANPAQIAELRQAQDLLRWLDDGNFTFLGYREYVLINVDGEDVLELREDSGLGLLRAAADSPHIQHLTDTGRKKAREKRALVITKANSRSTVHRSAYLDYIGVKSFDAAGNVNGERRFIGLFATSAYTGSVREVPIVREKVDAVLRNAGFPPDSHSGKDLLGILETYPRDELFQIEVPDLAATAVGIQKLQERRRTRLFLRPDIYGRFMSAVVYLPRDRYTTNVRLRIEQELRETFQAVSIDYEARMTESALARLFFRIRLPKDADVSHVDSGELEKRLVRAARSWSEGIAEVLRDGGDAAEAKELAAIWAEAFPASYRVDYEVEDALDDIARFEKYGAAAERTEGARQERPGVHVYLPEGAGATLEEDARVKLYMLEPKSLSQILPFFHNLGLEVLDERPFEIETADRRDFFLYDLGLKYPAGVDPVATGGFLADSFSAAVTGAAESDAFDRLVLREGLHWRQITVLRAYARYMRQMGNTNSFGFMADTLLANPDVTKGLSALFAARFDPSLDTDARQAAQESVREELSASIEKVATLDADRVLRTFVNLIEATLRTNFYQDKRHLSFKLDPARIDGLPFPRPMYEIWVYSPRVEGVHLRFGKVARGGLRWSDRREDFRTEVLGLVKAQTVKNAVIVPTGAKGGFFAKQLPDPSVDRAAWMAEGVESYKTFIRGLLDLTDNLVTEGADEKLVPPSDVVRHDDDDSYLVVAADKGTATFSDIANGLAAEYGFWLGDAFASGGSVGYDHKAMGITARGAWESVKRHFSELDLDTQTQPFTVVGVGDMSGDVFGNGMLLSRHIRLLAAFDHRHIFLDPTPDEEQSFTERRRLFELPRSSWDDYDKSLISDGGGVFARQAKSIPVSPQVRDALGLPTHTTELSPPELLRAILLAPADLLYNGGIGTYVKASSESNASVGDKANDSIRVDGRDLRVKVVGEGGNLGMTQRGRIEAALQGVILNTDAIDNSAGVDCSDHEVNIKIFVDRMVAAGKLDAAERAEFLASMTDEVARLVLEDNIDQNILLLNDRTRVAEWSPSYERLMDWLEKSADLKRDLEALPTTDTLRERLQQGQGLTSPELSVLAAYAKIELATALRESDLADDPWFRQTLRDYFPTQLRERFDAELDTHPLRREIIATVVANDMINMGGITFAFRVMEETSASEVAVAKAFVALREIYELDVMVRELNGLPAAFPTEHWSTVHLDIRRLLDRAVRWLLTQGTVSQPIDEVVAEFKPLMDPLRARVLDYLRGEDRERVGSWLENAREWELPEGLALRWAELFESFVLLDIAKIARLRKEPVEDIAAAYYTVFNRFHADSLLERISSLPRQDRWQALARAALRDDLYSTVSDITTAVLDATAAGDSPEARLTEWEARNAEQLGRAKSMFDEVNALETDDMASLSVALRLLRSIVRR, encoded by the coding sequence GCCACGCGAAACCGGGAATCCGGGCACCTCGTCAAGGTCAACAGGGTTCCGTCGCATATCGGAATTTCCAGCGGTGACACTGCAGCCATGCCGAGCCTGTCCCACCTGATTGCCACCGGCGAGAACGCCTCACACATGGAGTCCTGGATCGCCGTCGAGATCGGCCGCATCTCCGAGGAGGCCAAAGCGTCGCTGCTTGAAGGACTGCAGCGCGTGCTCAAGGACGTGCGCGCCGCCGTCGAAGACTGGCCGAAAATGCGCCAAAAAGCGCTGCAGATTGCCGACAGCCTGGACCAGGTAGCCAACCCGGCCCAGATCGCCGAACTCCGGCAGGCACAGGACCTCCTGCGATGGCTCGACGACGGCAACTTCACCTTCCTCGGATATCGGGAGTACGTCCTGATCAACGTGGACGGGGAAGATGTCCTCGAATTGCGGGAAGACAGCGGCCTTGGACTGCTCCGGGCGGCGGCCGATTCCCCGCACATCCAGCACCTGACCGATACGGGCCGCAAAAAGGCGCGGGAGAAGCGTGCCCTTGTCATCACGAAGGCCAATTCCCGCTCCACCGTCCACCGGTCCGCATACCTGGACTACATCGGCGTCAAGAGCTTCGACGCTGCGGGCAACGTCAATGGTGAACGGCGCTTCATCGGGCTGTTTGCCACCAGCGCCTATACCGGCTCCGTGCGCGAAGTCCCCATCGTCCGGGAAAAGGTAGACGCCGTCCTCCGTAATGCGGGTTTCCCGCCGGACTCGCACTCCGGCAAGGACCTGCTCGGCATCCTGGAGACCTACCCCCGCGACGAGCTCTTCCAAATCGAAGTCCCCGACCTCGCCGCCACAGCAGTCGGCATCCAGAAGCTGCAGGAGCGTCGCCGGACCCGGCTCTTCCTCCGGCCGGACATCTACGGCCGGTTCATGTCGGCTGTTGTCTACCTGCCGAGGGATCGCTACACCACCAATGTCAGGCTCCGGATAGAGCAGGAACTCCGCGAGACCTTCCAGGCAGTGTCCATTGACTATGAAGCCAGGATGACCGAATCGGCGTTGGCCAGGCTCTTCTTCCGGATCCGCCTGCCGAAGGATGCGGACGTCAGCCACGTTGACAGCGGAGAGCTCGAAAAGCGGCTGGTCCGTGCGGCCAGGTCCTGGAGCGAGGGCATCGCCGAGGTGCTTCGCGACGGCGGGGACGCGGCCGAAGCCAAGGAGCTCGCGGCAATCTGGGCTGAGGCGTTCCCGGCGAGCTACCGGGTGGACTACGAAGTGGAAGATGCCCTTGACGACATCGCACGCTTCGAGAAGTACGGAGCGGCTGCCGAGCGCACCGAGGGGGCGCGGCAGGAGCGCCCGGGCGTCCACGTCTACCTCCCCGAAGGCGCCGGCGCCACGCTTGAGGAAGATGCACGGGTCAAGCTGTACATGCTTGAGCCCAAGAGCCTGAGCCAAATCCTTCCGTTCTTCCACAACCTGGGGCTCGAGGTGCTCGATGAACGGCCCTTCGAAATCGAGACCGCGGACCGCCGCGATTTCTTCCTCTACGACCTCGGACTGAAGTACCCGGCCGGCGTCGACCCTGTTGCAACCGGGGGCTTCCTGGCGGACTCCTTCAGCGCAGCTGTGACCGGCGCAGCGGAATCCGATGCTTTCGACCGCCTGGTTCTTCGGGAGGGACTGCACTGGCGCCAGATCACTGTGCTGCGTGCCTATGCCCGCTACATGCGCCAGATGGGCAACACCAATTCGTTCGGGTTCATGGCCGATACCCTCCTTGCCAACCCCGATGTGACCAAGGGACTCAGTGCCCTTTTCGCTGCACGGTTCGACCCGTCACTGGATACTGATGCACGGCAGGCGGCCCAGGAATCCGTGCGCGAGGAACTGTCAGCGTCCATCGAAAAAGTTGCAACACTTGATGCCGACCGCGTCCTGCGGACGTTCGTGAACCTCATCGAGGCCACCCTGCGGACCAACTTCTACCAGGACAAGCGGCACCTGAGCTTCAAGCTCGATCCGGCGCGGATCGACGGTTTGCCGTTCCCGCGTCCCATGTACGAGATCTGGGTCTACTCTCCGCGCGTTGAGGGAGTGCACCTCAGATTTGGCAAGGTTGCCCGCGGTGGCCTGCGCTGGTCCGACCGCCGGGAGGACTTCCGCACCGAGGTGCTCGGCCTGGTGAAGGCCCAGACGGTAAAGAACGCAGTCATCGTTCCCACCGGGGCCAAGGGCGGCTTCTTTGCAAAGCAGTTGCCGGATCCCTCCGTCGACAGGGCGGCGTGGATGGCCGAAGGCGTCGAAAGCTACAAAACCTTCATCCGGGGCCTACTGGACCTCACCGACAATCTCGTTACCGAAGGCGCGGACGAAAAGTTGGTGCCGCCGTCGGACGTTGTCAGGCATGACGACGACGACTCGTACCTGGTGGTCGCAGCGGACAAGGGGACCGCGACGTTCTCGGACATTGCCAACGGCCTGGCCGCTGAGTATGGATTCTGGTTGGGAGACGCTTTCGCTTCAGGCGGTTCCGTTGGCTACGACCACAAGGCGATGGGCATTACGGCCCGCGGCGCGTGGGAATCCGTGAAACGGCACTTCAGCGAGCTGGACCTGGATACCCAGACCCAGCCGTTCACCGTGGTGGGCGTCGGCGATATGTCCGGCGACGTGTTTGGCAACGGCATGCTGCTGTCCCGGCACATCCGGCTGCTCGCTGCCTTCGATCACCGGCATATCTTCCTGGATCCGACGCCGGATGAGGAGCAGTCCTTCACCGAACGCCGGCGCCTGTTCGAACTGCCCCGGTCGTCATGGGACGACTACGACAAGTCCCTCATCAGCGACGGCGGCGGTGTCTTCGCCCGGCAGGCCAAGTCCATTCCGGTGTCGCCCCAGGTGCGCGACGCCCTGGGACTTCCCACCCACACCACGGAGCTCAGCCCGCCCGAACTCCTGAGGGCCATCCTGCTGGCCCCCGCAGACCTTCTGTACAACGGCGGAATCGGGACCTACGTCAAGGCCAGCAGCGAGTCCAACGCTTCGGTGGGGGATAAGGCCAATGACTCGATCAGGGTTGATGGCAGGGACCTCCGCGTCAAGGTTGTAGGCGAAGGCGGCAACCTCGGTATGACGCAGCGGGGACGAATCGAGGCGGCACTCCAGGGTGTCATCCTGAACACCGATGCCATCGACAACTCCGCAGGCGTGGACTGCTCCGACCATGAGGTCAACATCAAGATCTTCGTTGACCGGATGGTCGCTGCCGGGAAGCTGGACGCGGCCGAACGTGCCGAATTCCTTGCCTCGATGACCGACGAAGTGGCACGGCTCGTCCTGGAAGACAACATCGACCAGAACATCCTGCTGCTGAACGACCGCACACGGGTTGCCGAGTGGAGCCCCAGCTACGAACGCCTCATGGACTGGCTGGAAAAATCAGCCGACCTGAAGCGCGACCTCGAAGCCCTTCCCACCACGGACACCCTGCGCGAACGGCTGCAGCAGGGCCAGGGCCTGACGTCACCTGAGCTCTCCGTCCTCGCCGCCTACGCCAAGATTGAACTGGCGACAGCCCTGCGGGAAAGCGATCTCGCGGACGATCCGTGGTTCCGGCAAACCCTCCGCGATTACTTCCCCACGCAGCTGCGTGAACGTTTCGACGCTGAACTGGACACCCATCCGCTGCGGCGTGAAATCATCGCCACGGTGGTGGCCAACGACATGATCAACATGGGAGGCATCACCTTTGCCTTCCGCGTCATGGAAGAAACGTCCGCCAGCGAAGTGGCGGTGGCCAAGGCGTTCGTCGCGCTGCGGGAGATCTACGAACTGGACGTGATGGTCCGGGAGCTCAACGGCCTGCCTGCGGCGTTCCCCACGGAGCACTGGAGCACGGTCCACCTGGATATCCGCAGGTTGCTTGACCGCGCAGTACGCTGGCTCCTTACCCAGGGCACCGTCTCCCAGCCCATCGATGAAGTGGTCGCTGAGTTCAAGCCGCTCATGGATCCCCTTCGTGCCCGCGTGCTGGACTACCTGCGGGGAGAGGATAGGGAACGGGTGGGAAGCTGGCTCGAGAACGCGCGCGAATGGGAACTTCCGGAGGGCCTTGCCCTGCGCTGGGCCGAGTTGTTCGAAAGCTTCGTGCTGCTGGATATCGCCAAGATTGCCCGCCTGCGGAAAGAGCCGGTCGAGGACATCGCCGCGGCGTATTACACGGTGTTCAACCGCTTCCACGCCGATTCCCTCCTGGAACGGATCAGCAGCCTTCCCCGTCAGGACCGCTGGCAGGCCCTGGCGAGGGCGGCACTTCGCGATGACCTGTACTCCACGGTGTCGGACATTACGACGGCGGTGCTGGACGCCACGGCCGCGGGCGACTCACCGGAGGCGCGGCTCACGGAGTGGGAAGCGCGGAACGCCGAACAGCTGGGCCGCGCAAAGAGCATGTTCGATGAGGTCAACGCACTCGAAACCGACGATATGGCGTCGCTGTCGGTAGCATTGAGGCTCTTGAGGTCTATCGTCCGGCGCTGA